The window GAACTCTACGTACAAAGGCAGCATGGTTCACTTTGTTCGAAGACGGAACGCTGTTTAGAAGGATGTTCGACGAACCATTGGTAATATGTTTGGACTGGGAGATATCGATTACATCCTATGGGAAGTTCAcaaaggcacttgtggaaatcattctgaTGCTAAATTGTtggtccacaaagtaatcagagTAGGGTACTACTGGACCAATATGGAGAAGGATGCAAatgagttcgttcgaaaatgtgaccAATGCCAAATATATGCACCAATGATTCACCAGCCTAGAGAGCAGCTCCATTCGGTCTTATCtctatggccattcatgaaatggggaagggacatcgtcggccctcttccATCGGCTCTAGGTAAAGCTCAGTTTATTTtctttatgactgattattttccTAACTGGGTTAAAGCACAGGCTTTCAGGAATGTCAGAGAAAAaaaagtcatagacttcatttgggattaCATCATAGGTCGATTCGGGATTCCCTCCGAGATcatatgtgataatggaaagcaattcattggcagcaaagtaactaaatttcttgaggatcacaagatcaaaaggatcctatcgacGCCTTATCATCCCAGCAGGAACGGACAAgtcgaatcgaccaacaaaatcATCATTAAGaaccttaagaagagattgaTCGATGCCAAAGGGAAGTGGAAAGAGATACTTCCCGAGGTTCTATAGGCGTGCCGCACAATATTGAAATTCAGTACTGGAGCAACACCACTCTCATTAGTTTATGGCGCTGAAGCTCTAATCCTGGTCGAAATTGGAGAACCCAACATCAGATTTCGATatgcaacagaagagtcaaataacgaggctatgaatacgagcctagaattgttggatGAACGATGCAATGCCACCCTTGTCCGATTGTCCACTCAAAAATAgcagatcgaaaggtattacaatcgaagagccaatcttcgacattttaacaTCGAGGACTTGGTGGTAAGAAaggtcaccctcaacacccgaaatccaaatgaagggaaactgggtccAAACTAGGAAGGACCATAGCAGGTTCTCGAAatcatcggaaaaggatcctacaagcttggCACAATGAACGACAAACAACTACCGAGCAAGTGGAACGTATcccatctaaaacggtactactgctaaggtacgaccccttccattttcatttatattttaaactaactTCTGCAAGTGTTCGATTAGGAACATCAATGAACTCCTCAACACgaagtccttaggtctgaaagcacgtgttgcactcttttttccttagaccgattttgtcccaaatgggttttccgacgaggtttttaatgaggcaaccattgatcgtgctaacgtAGAACAAGTCAACAATAtccgaggcttctttacaataaacctcgaatactagggggcaaTTACCCTCAAATGAAAACTTTGTTGTGAGGAAATTACTTCATGACatcagggtctcgataggaaaatttgtaagggccaaacggtcaaacgaactgTAGCCGCGTAGTTTGCTCAAGCCCTGGCATAGAACATATATGCATGTATAATCAattataaagagaagtatttttccttgccaaTATCTCATGCCTTAGAAATGTTTTTGCTACTCTACAATTTTATACTTTCGATCTATTATGTAAACAGACTTAAGGGGTGATCATAACCAGAGTTCGGATAATTACCCCCACGCTCGGGGACTGCTATCCAAAAAATAAACGAGATCGAATTATTTAAACTTCTagatcataagaccttttaggcaactctcaatctttataggccacaaaAACCCCACTCGGGGATTGACACTTCGGGTAAGCTCGAAGTAGAACGGGAAAATAAGCCCAAGGGGCAAATCTCGAACTAAATAGGCTACGGCTAAATTAACACAGTTCAGAGACGTCTGAATTCCGTAACAAAACAGGCCTTCAAATTCTTTCATAAACCGGTCAAAAGGGCTACCCCCGTCAAAATCATAAATGACTTTGATAATATAAAGCCTTAAAAACTCTAATGAGTCCaaaaattgttcgaactctcgaaaAGTTCCTTATTTCATAATAAGGCATTGCAACCTTTGTGAACACGGACGATAAAGGGAAAACTTTAAAAGCCAAAAAGGGTAGAAaaaccttttatatatatatatagaaaagggtagaaaagccttatatatatgATTAAACGATTGTTTTACAAAGGCCAGATCGGCCAAATACAAAATTTACaaaggcctaagggctactttcacttcgagttcgagagaTCCTTCTCTCTCGACTAgaaagcctaaaggctacctaATTCCGAGTTCAAGCATgtcctcactcgatcattaagcttAAGGGCTACATAAACTCAATTTCGGGTTATCATTTGGGGTCTATCGATTAGAAAAAGTGAAGGCAGGGCTTATTATCGTCCCTTACCTTCCCCAAACCTTGGACCCTCGAACACAACTTCATGATcttatgctaaggcattttgaCCCTTACATGAAATAAAAATCATAAGCCATGGAAAGGAAGGAAACTGATATATCGCCCTAGTCTTCTCCGGGAGTAGCATCTTCACTCTTGGGGTCTTCCCCACTTTCAGACTCGCTCATGCACCCAGAATCGTCGTCCTCAGAAAAGGACAACTCTTTGGCTTCAGCTTCAAACTCTTTGGCTTCAGCTTCAAGCTCTTTGGCGCTCTCGATCTCAACTCTAAGATCGAaaccacgagcatggatctcctcgagagtctccctTCAAGAATGGCATTTAGCATACTCGGCACCAGTTTGCTCgaacctgagcagcttcagcaaCCTCCTTTGCTCGATCCTGAGCAACATCAATGTCGGTTCGGTAGGCGGCCACTATTGCATCAGCATTATCCTTGGCCGCTTCGATCTCCAATTTGGCCGCTGCAAGTTTTGTGGCCAGCTTCTTTCGATCGGAAGTTGCTAAACCCAACCGAGACTAgaactcctcaattttcttggcttgcaccAAGGCATTTTCTTTCAAGCTTTGAAGTTGGTTCTCAGCCGAGGCCAGTTGAGCTCGGGCAGTTTTCTTCTATGAGGCCAAGCGATCCATTTTTTCCCTCCAGCCTTCGGCCTTGGTTTTTAGCGCATCAGCATCTTCACAGAGTTGCCTGATCACATCAAGCTTTTGTTGGACCAGCGGGTTCGAACAATTAGATACCACACCCGAATCAGCGCCActaacttcaaatattcctcTTACCTGCTCGACCAGTTCGGCATGATCTTTTTGAGCCGTTTCCATCTCAGCACGAAGGCCTTTAGCTTCCCCGTCCCTTTGCTCGCTGAGAAGCTTGAAGGCATATTTCTCCTAAGTCAACCCAATCTCGGGCTCAGAGCGGATCAGTTCCCCTCAGAATCGGAGGAAAGCCCCATGATGAAGCACCAAAGCCTGCAGAAATAGAAGGGAAAGTCATACAAAGGGAGAAAAATCTAAGTATGAAAATTGACAGGGAAATCAGGGATTACCCGGTTTAGAGCCTGTTGGGCTTCATTGAAAAGACAAGGCGTTCCCACCTCGTCCATCTGGGATCGGTCTTCTTCTATGACCAAACACTGGAGGTAGCTAGCCACCCCTACGGGCGTAGCATGAACTCGGGCATCGTTTGGGACCGTGATAATGATTGTTCGCTTGCACCCGAGATAGGCACTAAGGCTGAAAACTGATTGGTTAGTTTAAAACTCGAGGAATCCTAACTCGAACTCTTCTTCGGCACCTCCAAGCCACTCAGACAGGTGGTATCTTGTACCCCAACAAATAAACCACGGAAGAGATCCTCTTCGCTGTATAATCCTTCCCCGTGACAAGTCTTCGTGGACTGAGCATCGCGTATCACCGAATCGGAAACTAAAGGGAACAAGGGGTAATCCTCGATCTTTATTCCCCAAGTGGGTTCTTTGAGGCATTGCCTCCATCTTGGGGATCCTTGAGCCAGGTTTCTGCACCAACATCCAACACCTCTTCAATGGTCTATTTGCCCCAAGGTAAAATATCTTCGATTCCTTGTGGCTCGGGGGCTTGGGCCAAAGTCTCCTCATCGACCACATTGAGCCTAGGCTGAGCAGTATCGACTTCCACcagttttgaagctttttgaatcTCGGTGCTAGCTCATGCACGGGCCACCAGCCCATAATCATCtttattctcttcttcttcacccACTTCGGGCTCATCTATTAGCCAACGGACCGAGTCCATTGTTAGAGGGATGACATTTCCCTTACGGGTTCGCCTCTTTTTTAGGATTTTGCTCATACAACTTCGTGGAGCTCGGATCCCCTCTCCTTTTCTACTCTTTCTTCTACTTCGGAGCACATAGTTGGGTAAGGTATTCTTCATTGCCAGATGGGAGCCTCATTGGCACGTCCTTCCCGAGACCTACAAAAGAAGGACGAGTAAGATCGAGAAAAATTTGAACTGTGATCAAAATTATCGAGTTATACAAAAACTTACCGTGATttcgggcctcccatcgacccttcacCAAATCATTCCATGCATGCTCAGCGTGTGTCGACTTCGACACTAGGCCCCTAACCCAGTTCTCGAGCTGGGGAATCGCACTCGGCATCCAAGCAATGGCTACACCAAATAAAATGCCAATAAGAAATGATGAAAAAATATAGACAATAGCAGAAATTAAATGGAGTTATACTTACgtctcatattccatttctccgGAAATGGCATACTCTCAACTAGGATCAGGTCCAAGGTCTTCATTCGAACAAATCGACCCATCCAGCCCCGGTCCTTGTCCTCATCTATACTCAAGAAAGCTACCTCGGAGGCCCGACGTTGAAGCTTTATTAGTCCCTCTCGATAATGTCGGGGGCTATGTAAGCGCATGAGGTGGTCGAGAGTGAAGGGAAGCCCATCGACTTGGCTAACAAAGAAGCGGAGCAATATCACTATCCTCCAGGATGAGgggtgaatttgaccgagggtcaCTTCGTACTTCTTGCATAAGTCTACAATGACCGGGTCCAAAGTacccaatgtgaaagggtaagtgtaaacacttagaaacccctccacatgggtagtaatTGACTCCTCAGGCGAGGGCACCACCACGTGCTTGTCAACCCAGTTGCAGTCCTCTTTAACTTGGTTGAGAAGGTCACTAGTGATCGTGTATATGTACCTCAACATTGGCTTGCATCGACCCACAACTAAGGGGGtcttttcaaccttgaagtcggAGTCAAGGACTCACCCTCCGGGAACGAATTCCTCAGGGCGTGGCTCCGCTGCTGGTTGCTCGCCGGCTGGCCGAGATGAGGAAGCATTTCTTTCTGCGGAAATATTTTAGAGATTTTTGCCATTTATTTTTGTAAGCAAGGGAGAACAGATATTGGGATATTTGGTGATTTGGGAAGAACAAACACAGAAACTCAAAAACCTGAAAATAGGAGGTTCTGAAGAAGGCAAGAAATATGAAGATTAGAATGAAAGagattgaaagtaaagtttgggCAAAAAAAGGAAGATACATTTATAGGTTGAAGATGACGGTTTAGAATCGGTAGTGGCCGACAACAACTGacaggcatttaatgccttgacATCCGAAGCGATGGGACGTTTCAGTGCCCACTTGTCGCTGACGTCATGATTGAGCTTGTCGCTTACGTCATGGCCCATCTAGATGGGATCGGGAAAGATCAAATCGTTTCTTGTGGTTAATCTCCAAAAAACGAGAGGACTATGTGTATATGGTTAAAATCGGGCTTGCCCTTTTTGTGAGATTGATCGAGGATGGAGCACGATAAGTCAGGATCGGCTTCGATTTATGACGGACCATAGCACGGGAATGGATTGCTAAGCTCATGAATCGAATATCGATCAAGATCAAGACCAGCCATGATCGAGACCGAAGCGGGATAGAGATTGAGCGAGATCAAAGAGAGCCAGCTAAGTCGACTAACAGAAAGCTGAGATATCCGTGATCGGGCAAGGATCGtggcggaaatctcggcacgtatcaaatCAAGACCAGTTATTTAGCCTATCATGGGATTTGCgtctgtatttagaattgtaccataaatagaattcctctactatataaagggggttctaatcattttgtaAGGATCATATTCACGCATAACAAAGCAATACATTATATTTTCTCTCTTAAGCTCTGTTGTTCAGTTCATACTCTCCATTAAGCATACTTAGCAGGTTCGAGAGCGGTCTGGTTCGAGGGCCATAATCGCTCATTATattggtttgctttattttacagttaatttctagcattaattctcatatttctcagtttgtgccaagtgaaatcacatatctttaaaaccacttataagtttaattgttatccaattttaagggtaaacataaTTCGTGACTTTTGTAAATAATCTATTTACTTACCAAAAAAACAAGGAAGGGTCCGTGAAATCCAAATcacttttcttgttttatttctttatgATCATAAAGTAGAATTTTTCTTGATGAAACTTTTcgacatatgcatatataataaCGACTTGAATGGCCGCTTACAAAAATTATAGTGTATGCAAGATGACCCTAAACGAAGGGACCAAATCTAGGTCTAGTATATTGATTTgtcaataaataaaatcacagCTGCAATAACCATTACACTAAGAGACTGCAGGCTTGAGGAAATATAATTAGATGGAATAGCGGCTGAAGTGCTGGTGTTTGGATTTTGAAGCACTGGTCTGATCCCCGCAGGAGTTGTGTTTGGAACTAATGATGATTTTGGTGGAGATGTCGTGGGTTTTTCAACATCAGCAGTAGCTTCAGGCCCTTCTATGGTTGGTGCTGCAACAGGTGGATCCACTTCTGTTGGTGCTGCCGATGCTTTAGCAACTGAAGGATAGAATTAAGTGGCTGCTTTTAGCATTGGAACTTTTATCACAACAAATTTGACATCGcatgtataaaatattttcttttgtgcTCTATTTTCGCTAGGTTGTATGACTTTGTGTGTAATATAATTAAGTTGGTGTGGCATTACCTCGTGGACTACGAGGAGCAAGAGCGGGAGGAAAAGCAGCAGCATGCTGATGACGAGGAGGATGAGCAGGAGCATGACGGTggtgaggaggaggaggaggagcagGAGCAGGTGGTGGCGCAAACAAGGCCGGACCTACCAAGTTTATCATCGAACaaccaattaattaattacctaaaTATGAAGTTAGCCCTGTTGATTGAAAGAGAATATGCGTTATCAATTGAGTAAAGAGATGGTTTGCTACAGTGATTCTACAATTCGCCCTCGTTTGGTGATAATAAAGTAATTTCAGGTATATCCAGCAGGTTGTCCAATTAATTACAGTTAGATAGTAATAACGTACTTTGAGACTGAGGCATAGTTGATAATAATAGGTTCATTGGCACAAATTAATTGACACAAATAAGATAAAGTTGCTGAATCAGTGAGTCTGATAAAGTTTCATGTTGCATGCATTGAAAGCTATAATACCTGGAGGTGGAAGCGGAACCCCTGAGGCTGCAAATTAAACAAAAAGAAATGAATTTAAAACTTTGGTCATAACACTAATACAAAAGAGAAATTCATGATGATGCTTAATAATAAATGAGTTTACCACTGCACTGGACTGGCACACCATTATTACATGCTTGAGGAAGTGAAAGTGCCAAAGTCCGAATAAATGGTATGGAAACAGGAACATTCCCAGTAACTATGAGACATACACAATCTATGCTATCACTCATTGATGATTTAAGTGAATTGCAGCAATCTTCAGTTGGTGAAGAGCCATTGCCACTGCTTCCAGTCAGGTAATTAAAACAAGGGGTGAAAGTACGAAATATTGAACTTGTACACGCCGTGTTTATTTGACCATTTAGCACCTTAAAAGCTGAAAAAATTAGAAGGGTTAGCAAAACAACATGTGCCGATACAGAAACATTCAAAATTTCCATCAGTATCAAATTTGATAAGTCTAAATTGATCTTATGATATGAATAGGTTAATTTCCAGATGTGGATGTGCATGCATATTTGCTAATGATTTATAGTTTACATTGTTTAAAAAACTTCTGTAGGAGGAGTATAAGGTAGATGTGAATTTTGTGGCTTGGAGTTAAACCGCTTTGACTCATAGTGTAAAGTTGGCATTACCACTTTTTGATCCAAGACTTTGGCTTAAAAAGATGCGTGTCCAAGTTAGGTAGGACAGTTATACTGCTTATAGCTAGATTTCCCAATCTGACTTTTCCAATCTAGAATATTATCATATTATTGAACATTTCATTAGTTTGCATAGCTCCAATATTTTTTAGGGACCAGggattttccttttcttattttcctGGTTTACAAAAATTTAGCGTCTCTGACAGAGATTTAAGTTGTATACATACACTAACCgtgtaattaattattatattatcagtgcATTTTATTGCGATTATATGAAATTATTACTCTATTTTCAAGTTACCATATTCAAAttgatataaaaaattatttattgttgtaGGTCAATTTAATCCAAtagcataaaaaataaatacagtacAGGTGCACGGTACTTAAACTCATACTATTGAAAAAGGCATCAAATTTAGGCGTTATGTCGAGAGGACTCAATCGAGATCACGTAACCCAATTAACTACTTAGGTTAACACTTGTCAAGATTACGGACAAAGTCTTGATCTGATCTATTTTTTATTGAAGGTTTAGTTATGAAATTAAGCATTTTTCCTCACACATTTTTAAAGTTATTCATTAGTTTGAGTTGGCCAACCAAAGCTACCTatattttcttgttgttttgcGCTAAGACTTTGGGTATTTAAACCATAGCCCTTTTTCTCCTTCATCACTCAAAGCAGCCAAATTCTCAACCAACTCAAACTCCTCTGCTCTTTTCTGAACTTCCTTGCAGTTAGCCTTAAAGGAAATGGCATCCAAAGTCATGAATATAATGGCTCTAGTCATAGTATTGGTGGCCTTGTTTTGGAATGAAGCTGCAGCTCAATCAAATTGCATGACTACACTTGTTGGATTGGCCCCATGTATGAATTATGTTACTGGAAATTCATCAACTCCAACCTCATCTTGCTGCACAGCACTATCCGGTGTTGTCCAATCCAATCCTCAATGCCTTTGCTCTTTGCTTAATGGTGGTGGTTCTGGTCTTGGTGTTGCCATAAATCAAACTCTTGCTCTAGCTTTACCTGGTGCTTGCAATGTACAAACTCCTCCAGTTAGCCAGTGCAATGGTAAATTTGCATTCCTAAATCTTTTATGCTAATTGCACAACATAACACGCTTACCTCATTTACCTTGAATTTCTACACGCGTTACTAATTGCGCTTAAATTAGCTATTAACTCTTGTTAATTTTTAGGTGACCTAATtgtgcaattttatttttttttaactgTGAGTCTGTGCCTGACTTTTATGCGTTTGAAAAAACAGCAGCCAATGGACCAAGTGGTTCAGTCCCAGCTGCAAGTTCCCCTTCAGGTTCCCCTGCCCCAACTGGTACATCGGATGAAACACCTGATCAAACCCCATCAACTCCATCAGGATCAGGTATTTCAAGTTCAAGTATTCTATAATTCGTACACTAGCAGAATAAAAAAGGGCAAAAACAGACAAATTCGTTGTTCTCTCTATTTATCTG is drawn from Nicotiana tabacum cultivar K326 chromosome 22, ASM71507v2, whole genome shotgun sequence and contains these coding sequences:
- the LOC107830960 gene encoding non-specific lipid transfer protein GPI-anchored 15 isoform X1 encodes the protein MASKVMNIMALVIVLVALFWNEAAAQSNCMTTLVGLAPCMNYVTGNSSTPTSSCCTALSGVVQSNPQCLCSLLNGGGSGLGVAINQTLALALPGACNVQTPPVSQCNAANGPSGSVPAASSPSGSPAPTGTSDETPDQTPSTPSGSGSTGSKTNTSPNGSSNAGSNMKISFSLMGFLLFIASTALAFPGF
- the LOC107830960 gene encoding non-specific lipid transfer protein GPI-anchored 15 isoform X2; translated protein: MASKVMNIMALVIVLVALFWNEAAAQSNCMTTLVGLAPCMNYVTGNSSTPTSSCCTALSGVVQSNPQCLCSLLNGGGSGLGVAINQTLALALPGACNVQTPPVSQCNANGPSGSVPAASSPSGSPAPTGTSDETPDQTPSTPSGSGSTGSKTNTSPNGSSNAGSNMKISFSLMGFLLFIASTALAFPGF
- the LOC107830959 gene encoding uncharacterized protein LOC107830959 — translated: MEILNVSVSAHVVLLTLLIFSAFKVLNGQINTACTSSIFRTFTPCFNYLTGSSGNGSSPTEDCCNSLKSSMSDSIDCVCLIVTGNVPVSIPFIRTLALSLPQACNNGVPVQCSASGVPLPPPGPALFAPPPAPAPPPPPHHRHAPAHPPRHQHAAAFPPALAPRSPRVAKASAAPTEVDPPVAAPTIEGPEATADVEKPTTSPPKSSLVPNTTPAGIRPVLQNPNTSTSAAIPSNYISSSLQSLSVMVIAAVILFIDKSIY